A single window of Podarcis raffonei isolate rPodRaf1 chromosome 9, rPodRaf1.pri, whole genome shotgun sequence DNA harbors:
- the LOC128420642 gene encoding interleukin-12 subunit beta-like produces the protein MMAMTLLALLGTALIAEASVAFPANLQVGDINEKVNLTCDAPAGQRVSWEVEDGALVEMEELPPWGHLLRVGPLDLASARNYTCRGAAGQVLHRTFLAVRDPDFPLFLRKAGKAEAEVTCEAPSYRGTFSCWWKTQHPAAFRARLRRKVGTAPPKAPFWLFCLRRGPGSARCPAREVSASPGEVRLLLEDCSPCPFGEKTELELALEGLGEDGSYKALRRDVAIQDIVKPDPPEKLTIHKESGAKLKLSWAPPSSWHCASAYFPLRYRLKLEHYDGTQKEVSSDQLEETIKDAEAVHRVKIRCQDPFTNSMWSLWSPWVTLH, from the exons TGCAGGTTGGGGACATCAACGAGAAGGTGAACCTGACGTGCGACGCCCCGGCGGGGCAGCGGGTGAGCTGGGAAGTGGAGGATGGGGCCCTGGTGGAGATGGAGGAACTGCCGCCCTGGGGGCACCTTCTGCGCGTCGGCCCGCTGGACCTCGCCTCCGCCCGCAACTACACCTGCCGGGGAGCTGCAGGACAGGTGCTGCACAGAACATTTCTGGCTGTGCGTGACCCggacttccccctcttcctccgaaAAG CTGGAAAGGCAGAAGCTGAGGTGACCTGCGAGGCGCCGTCGTACAGGGGCACCTTCAGCTGCTGGTGGAAGACTCAGCACCCAGCCGCCTTCCGTGCCCGCCTGCGCCGCAA GGTTGGAACAGCCCCTCCCAAGGCTCCTTTCTGGCTTTTCTGTCTCCGCAGAGGACCGGGCTCTGCGCGCTGCCCCGCAAGAGAAGTGTCTGCTTCTCCGGGCGAGGTGCGCCTCCTGCTGGAGGACTGCTCCCCCTGCCCTTTCGGGGAGAAGACGGAGCTGGAGCTGGCGCTGGAGGGGCTGGGCGAAGACGGCAGCTACAAGGCTCTCCGGAGGGACGTCGCCATCCAGGACATCG TGAAGCCAGACCCGCCAGAGAAGCTGACCATCCACAAGGAGTCGGGGGCCAAGCTGAAGCTCAGCTGGgctcccccctcctcctggcACTGTGCCTCCGCCTACTTCCCTCTGCGCTACCGCCTGAAACTGGAACATTACGATGGCACCCAGAAGGAAGTCAGCAGC GACCAGCTGGAGGAAACCATCAAAGATGCGGAGGCTGTGCATCGTGTGAAGATTCGCTGCCAGGATCCTTTCACCAATTCAATGTGGAGCCTGTGGTCACCCTGGGTCACCCTCCACTGA